Sequence from the Devosia yakushimensis genome:
GCCACGCTGGCTCGGCGACGAGCGCGCAGGACATCAGCATGGCAAGAGTGACAGCCGCGCGGCTCATGTCGCGACGCTCCGGCGCTTGAGCCATGCGGCGTGGCGCTCGATGGTGTATGCGCGGGGCTCGGCACCGGTGGCGGAAGAATGATGGACGTGACGCCAGTGATCGGCCGGCACGGCACCGGGATCGATGTCGAGCGCGTCGATGGTGTCGATATGCTCGAGCACACGGGCGACCTTGGGCCAGCCCTCGGCGCGGAGCAGAATCTCGCCGCCGGGCCGTACGAAGGGCAGTGTCTGGAATGGCTCTCCAGGCGCGATGGCGCGCACGATATCGATGCGCGACAACACGGTGCCGTAGTCGTTAGCGGCCCAGCGCACGAAGGCGAAAAGCGTCTCCGGTGCGAAGCCGACGATACGGCGATGCCGGTCGAGGATCTGTTCGTAGGTCTGGCGGCCGAAGCGGATCCAGTATTCGATCCGCTTCTCGCGCCAGGTGAGTTCGACCAGTGTGGTTGACGGCGGCGGCCCGTCGACCGTCGGCCGCATGCTGAGCGGCAGCGAGGCGCGCTGGGTCATTTGCCGCCCCTTTCGTCGGCGGGAAACTCGCGGGCGAATAGCTCCCGCAACATGTCGGCGACGGTGATGCCGCGCTCGAAGGCTGCCACCTTGATGCGGCCGCGCAGTTCGGGCGTGACATCGATGGTGAGGCGCGCGGTGTATCCGGCGGCCGCACTGGCGCGCGGCGACGCCTCGGCGGACTTGATCCAGCGATCGGGGTCGCCCGGACGCGCAGTGAAGCGGCGATGGGAGGAAGCGCCGGTCACGATGTCCCCGCCCCGATGCGGAGCCGCTCGATCTCGGAGGCGAGCGCGGCGATCTCACGCGCGGCGAGGCCGGGCG
This genomic interval carries:
- a CDS encoding DUF2840 domain-containing protein; the protein is MTQRASLPLSMRPTVDGPPPSTTLVELTWREKRIEYWIRFGRQTYEQILDRHRRIVGFAPETLFAFVRWAANDYGTVLSRIDIVRAIAPGEPFQTLPFVRPGGEILLRAEGWPKVARVLEHIDTIDALDIDPGAVPADHWRHVHHSSATGAEPRAYTIERHAAWLKRRSVAT
- a CDS encoding ribbon-helix-helix protein, with protein sequence MTGASSHRRFTARPGDPDRWIKSAEASPRASAAAGYTARLTIDVTPELRGRIKVAAFERGITVADMLRELFAREFPADERGGK